A genomic stretch from Lathyrus oleraceus cultivar Zhongwan6 chromosome 2, CAAS_Psat_ZW6_1.0, whole genome shotgun sequence includes:
- the LOC127117765 gene encoding probable sucrose-phosphate synthase 2, with the protein MAGNEWINGYLEAILSTGGGASSTVEEQQRVAAAARESGDQFNPTKYFVEEVVSAVDESDLHRTWLKVVATRNTRERSSRLENMCWRIWHLARKKKQVEGEEIQRLAYRRWEREQGRRDATEDLSEELSEGEKGDGVGEIIQIETPQKKIQRINSTLELWSDDKKEKKLYIILLSLHGLVRGENMELGRDSDTGGQIKYVVELARALAKMPGVYRVDLFTRQISSTEIDWSYGEPTEMLSAGQEDENDDSSTGESSGAYIIRIPFGPRDKYLEKELLWPHIQEFVDGALAHILNMSKVLGEQVGGGQPVWPYVIHGHYADAGDSAALLSGALNVPMVLTGHSLGRNKLEQLLKQGRQSLEDINSTYKIMRRIEAEELSLDAAELVITSTRQEIDEQWGLYDGFDVKLEKVLRARDRRGVNCHGRYMPRMAVIPPGMDFSNVVIQEDGPEVDGDLSQLTRRADGSSPKALPAIWLEVMRFFTNPHKPMILALSRPDPKKNITTLLKAFGECRSLRELANLTLIMGNRDDIEEMSSGNGSVLTTVLKLIDKYDLYGHVAYPKHHRQSDVPEIYRFAAKTKGVFVNPALVEPFGLTLIEAAAHGLPMVATKNGGPVDINRALNNGLLVDPHDHHAIADALLKLLSEKNLWHECRKNGWKNIHLFSWPEHCRTYLTRVDACRMRHPQWQDTAPEDDVDVDAEESFNDSLRDVQDMSLRLSIDGEFVAANSGGNGLDMQDQVKNILSRIRKQDSGSNSDMLLDNLPNKYPLLRRRRRLIVIALDSYDSNGDPDKTLIEIVQRIVKAVQLDPQTARVTGFALSTAMTMQETKEFLTAGNVQVTEFDAIICSSGSEVYYPGVHTEDGKLLPDHDYDVHIDYRWGVEGLKNTIRKLMNASDGEENHGKTISPIEEDSKSSNAHCISYKVNDLSKAKKVDDLRQKLRMRGLRCHPMYCRGSSRIHVIPLLASRAQALRYLFVRWRLNVANMYVILGETGDTDYEELISGTHKTIIMKGVVSKGSEELLRGPGSYQRDDVVPNESPLVAYVSDTREETIADVLKQLSNYGGN; encoded by the exons ATGGCTGGTAATGAGTGGATTAATGGTTACCTTGAGGCTATACTATCAACTGGCGGCGGTGCTTCTAGCACTGTCGAAGAGCAGCAAAGGGTCGCGGCCGCTGCGAGAGAAAGTGGCGATCAATTCAATCCAACTAAGTACTTTGTAGAAGAAGTGGTGAGTGCTGTCGATGAGTCTGATCTTCATCGTACATGGCTCAAAGTTGTGGCTACTCGTAACACGAGGGAACGTAGCTCGAGGCTCGAGAACATGTGTTGGCGTATTTGGCATCTTGCTCGCAAGAAGAAACAG GTGGAAGGGGAAGAAATCCAAAGATTAGCATACAGAAGATGGGAAAGAGAACAAGGACGGAGAGATGCGACGGAGGATTTGTCGGAAGAGTTATCAGAAGGAGAAAAAGGAGATGGTGTCGGGGAGATAATACAAATTGAGACTCCACAGAAAAAAATTCAGAGGATTAACTCTACCTTGGAACTGTGGTCTGATGACAAAAAGGAAAAGAAGCTTTATATTATCCTCTTAAG TTTGCATGGATTGGTCCGAGGAGAAAACATGGAGCTTGGTCGAGATTCTGATACTGGCGGACAG ATTAAATATGTGGTGGAACTTGCTCGCGCACTAGCGAAAATGCCAGGAGTATATAGAGTAGATCTCTTTACGCGCCAAATATCGTCTACTGAAATTGATTGGAGCTATGGAGAGCCTACAGAAATGCTATCTGCAGGTCAAGAGGATGAGAATGATGATAGCAGCACTGGAGAGAGCAGTGGTGCATATATCATAAGAATACCATTCGGTCCGCGCGATAAGTATCTCGAGAAAGAACTTCTTTGGCCACATATTCAAGAATTTGTAGATGGAGCCTTGGCTCATATTCTCAACATGTCGAAAGTATTGGGCGAACAAGTCGGTGGTGGACAGCCTGTATGGCCTTATGTGATTCATGGACACTATGCTGATGCTGGTGACAGCGCTGCGCTTCTTTCGGGCGCTTTGAATGTTCCAATGGTGCTAACTGGTCATTCACTTGGAAGAAACAAGCTGGAACAGCTTCTTAAGCAAGGGAGACAGTCGTTGGAGGACATCAATTCGACGTATAAGATAATGAGGAGGATAGAAGCCGAAGAGCTTTCTTTGGATGCTGCTGAACTTGTCATCACTAGTACTAGACAAGAAATCGATGAGCAATGGGGACTTTACGACGGGTTTGATGTCAAGCTTGAGAAAGTTTTGCGCGCTCGTGATAGGCGCGGTGTTAATTGCCACGGCCGTTACATGCCAAGAATGGCG GTTATTCCTCCTGGTATGGACTTTAGCAATGTAGTGATACAAGAAGATGGCCCTGAAGTCGATGGCGATCTCTCGCAGCTTACCCGTCGTGCTGATGGATCTTCACCAAAAGCTTTACCTGCAATATGGTTAGAA GTGATGCGTTTCTTCACAAATCCTCACAAGCCTATGATATTGGCCTTATCAAGACCAGATCCAAAGAAGAACATAACAACTTTATTAAAGGCCTTTGGAGAATGTCGTTCGTTACGAGAACTAGCTAATCTT ACTCTTATAATGGGAAATAGAGATGACATAGAAGAGATGTCTTCTGGAAATGGCAGTGTTCTCACAACTGTGTTGAAATTGATTGACAAGTATGATCTATACGGACATGTCGCGTATCCTAAACATCATAGACAGTCTGATGTACCTGAGATATATAGATTTGCTGCTAAGACAAAG GGAGTTTTCGTAAATCCTGCTCTAGTCGAACCTTTTGGTCTTACTTTAATTGAG GCCGCTGCACATGGATTGCCAATGGTGGCCACTAAAAATGGCGGACCAGTTGACATTAATCGG GCTCTCAACAATGGTTTGCTTGTGGACCCTCATGATCATCATGCAATTGCTGATGCATTACTCAAATTGTTATCAGAGAAAAACTTATGGCATGAATGCAGGAAAAACGGTTGGAAGAACATTCACCTTTTCTCATGGCCTGAACATTGTCGAACTTATTTGACACGTGTTGATGCGTGTCGAATGAGACATCCACAATGGCAGGATACTGCTCCAGAAGATGATGTAGATGTAGATGCTGAAGAGTCTTTCAATGATTCACTTCGAGATGTTCAAGATATGTCGCTCAGGCTCTCGATTGATGGTGAATTTGTTGCGGCAAATAGCGGTGGTAACGGTCTTGATATGCAAGACCAAGTGAAAAATATTCTAAGCAGGATAAGGAAGCAAGATTCTGGTTCAAATAGTGACATGTTGCTTGATAACTTGCCAAACAAGTATCCTTTATTAAGACGAAGACGCAGGTTGATTGTTATAGCACTTGATTCTTATGACAGTAATGGAGATCCTGATAAAACATTGATTGAGATAGTTCAAAGGATAGTTAAAGCTGTTCAGTTAGATCCTCAAACTGCAAGAGTTACGGGGTTCGCTCTGTCGACTGCTATGACAATGCAAGAAACGAAAGAGTTTTTAACTGCGGGAAATGTTCAAGTAACTGAGTTTGATGCTATAATCTGTAGCAGTGGGAGTGAAGTTTATTACCCCGGTGTTCATACCGAAGACGGAAAGCTTTTGCCCGATCATGATTATGACGTGCATATAGATTATCGTTGGGGCGTCGAAGGTTTGAAGAATACTATTCGTAAACTTATGAATGCTTCCGATGGAGAAGAAAATCATGGAAAAACAATTAGTCCTATTGAGGAAGATTCGAAATCAAGTAACGCGCATTGTATTTCATACAAAGTAAATGATCTTAGTAAG GCGAAGAAAGTTGATGACTTGAGGCAAAAGCTTAGGATGAGAGGTTTAAGATGTCATCCTATGTATTGTAGAGGATCTTCTAGAATACATGTTATTCCTCTTCTTGCATCTAGAGCTCAAGCACTAAG GTATCTATTTGTCCGATGGAGACTAAACGTCGCAAACATGTATGTGATCCTCGGAGAAACCGGGGACACTGATTACGAGGAACTGATTTCGGGGACACACAAGACTATAATAATGAAAGGTGTTGTGTCCAAGGGCTCAGAAGAATTGCTTAGAGGTCCAGGAAGTTACCAAAGAGATGATGTTGTACCAAATGAGAGTCCTCTTGTTGCATATGTGAGTGATACAAGAGAGGAAACTATTGCTGATGTTTTGAAGCAACTTTCAAACTATGGAGGAAATTGA